The following proteins are encoded in a genomic region of Drosophila bipectinata strain 14024-0381.07 chromosome XL, DbipHiC1v2, whole genome shotgun sequence:
- the meso18E gene encoding uncharacterized protein meso18E gives METKNPPPVTSSYHHQRAPRTPESYFNVPESVALLNIVKSERIQSAFQSNRKNHASVWEMVAEVLNRFSTRKRTAKQCCNRYENLKKIYTQLKKNPERHVRRNWPYMFLFKEIEEQRGECWGSNGKRLALTSKNHNELSYYQRRRQAAELGVLLNKDNLTPHQHSLLQSLSQSHSQSHAHSTDSSQSGASKLERYLPNHFVEAQLNDVACTGGVGGVGGSVSGPGGVYDESPLQLQVAAAAAAAAAVAQKLQMGGGGVPLATEEDDEDEPQNAAFKDHIHGHSLGHGHGLGHGQMEDPGETPGFEKDCNGALNLHHQNNSHNDNNISMKSEPLSEGEFNPDDIQLMQTNYNGTQNYYTAGLDPNILHPDVIVDTDNRSDCTSSTSQKKRRKLSTSTDGDSTNYELIEYLKRREKRDEELLKRMDAREERLMNLLERTVVAFETLAAGRLLPSSTSTPSPPPPPLLTGPAIVPVPIVTLKKPATTAPEETASTVVLPESPTKSAEQPDSGNVAETSDNAVVEIPDDVDESESPAITRAAGSPGGQKDDDERHT, from the exons ATG GAGACGAAAAATCCACCTCCGGTGACGAGCAGTTACCACCACCAGAGGGCGCCACGCACACCGGAGTCCTACTTCAATGTCCCGGAATCGGTAGCTCTGCTGAACATTGTAAAGTCGGAGAGGATACAAAGTGCCTTCCAATCAAACCGGAAGAATCATGCCAGCGTGTGGGAGATGGTGGCCGAGGTGCTGAACCGGTTCAGTACCCGGAAACGGACAGCCAAGCAGTGCTGCAATCGCTACGAGAATCTAAAGAAGATCTACACGCAGCTGAAGAAGAACCCGGAACGGCATGTGCGGCGCAACTGGCCGTACATGTTCTTGTTCAAGGAGATCGAGGAGCAGCGTGGCGAATGCTGGGGCTCCAATGGGAAGCGGTTGGCCCTGACCTCCAAGAACCACAATGAGCTCTCCTACTACCAGCGGCGGCGGCAAGCGGCCGAGCTGGGGGTACTGCTCAACAAGGACAACCTTACGCCGCATCAGCACAGCCTGCTGCAGAGCCTCTCGCAGAGTCACTCCCAGTCGCACGCCCACTCCACGGACTCCTCGCAGAGCGGAGCCAGCAAGCTGGAGCGCTATCTCCCAAATCACTTTGTGGAGGCGCAACTAAACGATGTGGCCTGTACCGGTGGCGTTGGCGGAGTGGGGGGTTCGGTGAGTGGACCCGGCGGCGTCTACGACGAGAGTCCCCTCCAGCTTCAGGTGGCGGCAGCTGCCGCggccgctgctgctgtggcGCAGAAGCTCCAGATGGGCGGAGGCGGCGTACCGCTGGCAACTGAGGAGGACGACGAAGACGAGCCCCAGAATGCTGCATTTAAGGATCACATCCATGGTCACAGTCTTGGCCACGGGCACGGTCTGGGCCACGGTCAGATGGAGGATCCCGGCGAAACGCCTGGCTTCGAAAAGGACTGCAACGGAGCCCTCAACTTGCACCACCAGAACAACAGccacaacgacaacaacaTATCCATGAA ATCCGAACCCCTTTCAGAGGGGGAATTCAATCCGGATGACATCCAGCTGATGCAAACAAACTACAATGG AACACAAAACTATTACACAGCAGGCTTGGACCCAAACATCCTGCACCCGGACGTGATCGTGGATACGGACAATCGTTCCGACTGCACGTCCTCCACCTCACAGAAGAAGAGGCGCAAGCTGTCCACCTCAACGGACGGCGATAGCACCAACTACGAGCTCATTGAGTACCTTAAGAGGCGTGAGAAGAGGGACGAGGAGCTGCTCAAGCGGATGGATGCCCGGGAGGAGCGGTTAATGAACCTGCTTGAACGGACAGTGGTGGCCTTCGAGACCCTGGCCGCGGGGCGACTACTGCCGTCGTCGACATCCACACCGtcgccaccgcctcctcctctTTTGACTGGGCCAGCTATAGTGCCAGTTCCAATAGTGACCTTGAAAAAACCTGCGACCACGGCACCCGAAGAGACGGCCAGCACAGTAGTCCTGCCCGAATCGCCAACCAAGTCCGCAGAGCAGCCAGATAGTGGCAATGTCGCAGAAACTTCCGATAACGCTGTTGTCGAGATTCCCGACGACGTGGATGAGAGCGAGAGTCCCGCGATAACGCGTGCAGCTGGCTCGCCAGGTGGTCAGAAGGACGACGATGAACGGCACACGTAG